A single region of the Methylocystis echinoides genome encodes:
- a CDS encoding serine hydrolase — translation MSKTSLLERLAQPRSLAAIFAAIMAFIAITAIPAEARRHGHRSYARHHFHHHFAHSRMPGAPHHGGDEVIGEHRGFAAIVVDGNSGRTIYARNEHELRHPASVTKVMTLYLLFEQLEKGRLRLDTPLMISSHAAAQAPSKLGLQPGETISVENAIKAVVTKSANDIACAIAENIGGDERTFAQMMTRKAHALGMRDTHYANASGLPDPAQITTAYDLAVLGRAIQDRFPRYYRYFSTHSFAYNGALHRNHNHLLGRVEGMDGIKTGYTRASGFNLLTSVRRGHHHIVAVVMGGATAGGRDQIMAHLIEEHIAGGSTTRTAAAITEDAPAADDGAQYPVGQSQLAQSQIMQPQVAEAPVVERVAERRVALAEPVEAPAEAEPVVERPQRFAALAQPAIDREEVGVVAPRQMRHAAEPVPPAIVPIRAKAEKEPVEKVRPAFVSGVQKRVAEEAPATRKGHGKDVAKQQLAAVIDGSTTSRAARTKEITPAATTPSAIHATTSVAKADAAARAEAARPTKPGWMIQIGAAENPDKANALLSRAKSQLQGFPPSARAFTEKVQKGNETLYRARFAGLEEQSAQSACKTLKKSGFACFTTKN, via the coding sequence ATGTCGAAGACGAGTCTGCTGGAGCGCCTTGCCCAGCCCCGTTCCCTTGCCGCCATTTTTGCGGCGATCATGGCGTTTATCGCGATCACCGCGATACCGGCCGAAGCCCGACGTCACGGTCATCGGTCCTACGCCCGCCACCATTTCCACCACCATTTCGCTCATAGCCGCATGCCCGGGGCGCCGCATCACGGCGGCGACGAGGTGATCGGCGAGCATCGCGGCTTCGCGGCGATCGTGGTCGACGGCAACAGCGGCCGCACGATTTACGCGCGCAACGAGCATGAGCTGCGTCACCCCGCCTCCGTCACCAAGGTGATGACGCTTTATCTTCTGTTCGAGCAGCTCGAAAAGGGACGCCTGCGGCTCGACACGCCGCTGATGATCTCTTCCCACGCCGCCGCGCAGGCGCCCTCGAAGCTCGGCCTCCAGCCGGGAGAAACGATCAGCGTCGAAAACGCCATCAAGGCGGTGGTCACGAAATCGGCCAATGACATCGCCTGCGCCATCGCCGAGAACATCGGCGGCGACGAGCGGACCTTCGCGCAGATGATGACGCGCAAGGCGCATGCGCTCGGCATGCGCGACACCCATTACGCCAACGCCTCCGGCCTGCCCGATCCGGCGCAGATCACCACGGCTTACGACCTTGCCGTGCTGGGACGCGCGATTCAGGATCGCTTCCCGCGCTACTACCGTTATTTCTCGACGCACAGCTTCGCCTACAATGGCGCGCTGCATCGCAATCACAACCATCTGCTCGGCCGCGTCGAGGGCATGGACGGCATCAAGACCGGCTACACCCGCGCCTCCGGCTTCAATCTGCTGACCTCCGTGCGTCGCGGCCACCATCACATCGTCGCGGTCGTGATGGGCGGCGCCACCGCCGGCGGCCGTGACCAGATCATGGCCCATCTGATCGAGGAGCATATCGCCGGCGGCTCGACCACGCGCACGGCGGCGGCGATCACCGAAGACGCGCCGGCCGCGGACGACGGCGCCCAGTACCCGGTCGGCCAGTCCCAGCTCGCCCAGTCCCAGATCATGCAGCCGCAGGTCGCCGAGGCCCCGGTTGTCGAGCGCGTCGCCGAGCGCCGCGTCGCGCTCGCCGAGCCGGTCGAGGCGCCTGCCGAGGCGGAGCCCGTCGTCGAGCGCCCGCAGCGTTTCGCCGCCCTCGCCCAGCCGGCCATCGACCGCGAGGAAGTCGGCGTCGTCGCGCCGCGCCAGATGCGCCACGCCGCGGAACCGGTTCCGCCCGCCATCGTGCCGATCCGCGCGAAGGCAGAAAAGGAACCGGTCGAAAAGGTCCGCCCGGCGTTTGTGTCCGGCGTGCAGAAACGCGTCGCCGAGGAGGCGCCGGCCACCCGCAAGGGCCATGGCAAGGATGTGGCGAAGCAGCAGCTCGCCGCCGTCATCGACGGCTCGACCACCAGCCGCGCCGCCCGCACGAAAGAGATCACCCCTGCCGCGACGACGCCTTCCGCGATCCACGCCACCACCAGCGTCGCGAAGGCGGATGCGGCGGCCAGGGCTGAGGCCGCGCGGCCCACGAAGCCCGGCTGGATGATCCAGATCGGCGCGGCCGAGAACCCCGACAAGGCCAATGCGCTGCTGTCGCGCGCGAAGAGCCAGTTGCAGGGTTTCCCGCCCTCCGCCCGGGCCTTCACCGAAAAGGTGCAGAAGGGCAATGAGACGCTCTATCGCGCCCGCTTCGCCGGCCTCGAGGAGCAAAGCGCGCAGTCGGCCTGCAAGACCCTGAAGAAATCCGGCTTCGCCTGTTTCACCACGAAGAATTGA
- a CDS encoding DnaJ domain-containing protein, whose amino-acid sequence MPVLLGFFALALGLYTLKAYTQASPAFLARLIRRGGGFALMALGGLFLARGRLDFGLALGAAGLWLMGLGAQGGMRDAGAGGGGVSRVRSAMIEMELDHATGAIRGMILAGKDEGKRLDALTRPALFDLYNMCLRDDPDGARLLEAYLDRRFAGWRAAGDAHHDAGGGETRARRTGTITEDEAYEILGLKKGAPAADIARAHRDLMKKLHPDLGGTTDLAARVNEAKDVLMRRHH is encoded by the coding sequence ATGCCTGTCCTGCTGGGTTTTTTCGCGCTTGCGCTGGGGCTCTATACGCTCAAGGCCTATACACAAGCCTCTCCCGCCTTTCTCGCGCGGCTGATCCGGCGCGGCGGCGGCTTTGCGCTGATGGCGCTGGGCGGCCTGTTTCTGGCGCGGGGGCGGCTCGATTTCGGCCTTGCGCTCGGCGCGGCGGGGCTGTGGCTCATGGGGCTCGGCGCGCAGGGCGGGATGCGCGACGCCGGCGCGGGCGGGGGCGGCGTCTCGCGGGTGCGCTCGGCCATGATCGAGATGGAGCTGGATCACGCGACCGGCGCCATTCGCGGCATGATCCTCGCGGGCAAGGACGAGGGCAAGCGTCTCGACGCGCTCACGCGTCCCGCGCTGTTCGACCTCTACAACATGTGCCTGCGGGACGATCCCGACGGGGCGCGGCTACTGGAGGCGTATCTCGACCGCCGCTTTGCCGGCTGGCGTGCGGCAGGCGATGCGCACCATGACGCGGGGGGCGGCGAGACGCGCGCGCGCCGTACGGGAACGATTACCGAGGATGAAGCTTATGAAATCCTCGGTCTGAAAAAGGGCGCGCCGGCGGCCGACATCGCCCGGGCGCACCGCGATCTGATGAAGAAGCTTCATCCAGATCTTGGCGGGACGACCGACCTGGCGGCGCGGGTAAATGAAGCCAAGGACGTCCTGATGCGGCGCCACCACTAG
- a CDS encoding VWA domain-containing protein translates to MGDELKKTPAPRPAERSAVEAFLEKARDVARPGARGRLIFALDATMSRQPTWDLAQSIQGDMFRTTAAQGGLDVQLVYFRGFRECRASRFVSQGDGLGAIMSRISCQGGHTQIGRVLSHALDETKAQRVGALVYVGDAMEESVDHLCALAGQLGLLGLKAFMFQEGADPTAKAAFREIARLSGGAYAAFDLAAPRRLAELLGAAAAYAVGGLPELEKRAGQGEDAARLLLSQMGSQ, encoded by the coding sequence GTGGGCGATGAGCTGAAAAAGACGCCGGCGCCGCGCCCGGCGGAAAGAAGCGCAGTCGAGGCCTTCCTCGAAAAGGCGCGGGATGTGGCGCGGCCCGGCGCCCGTGGCCGGCTGATCTTCGCCCTCGACGCCACCATGAGCCGCCAGCCGACATGGGACCTGGCGCAGTCCATACAGGGCGACATGTTTCGCACGACGGCGGCGCAGGGCGGCCTCGATGTCCAGCTTGTCTATTTCCGCGGCTTTCGCGAATGCCGCGCCTCGCGCTTCGTCTCTCAGGGCGACGGGCTCGGCGCGATCATGTCGCGCATTTCCTGCCAGGGCGGGCATACGCAGATCGGCCGCGTTCTGAGCCATGCGCTCGACGAGACAAAGGCCCAGCGCGTCGGCGCGCTGGTCTATGTCGGCGACGCGATGGAGGAGAGCGTCGATCACCTTTGCGCGCTCGCGGGCCAGCTCGGCCTGCTCGGGCTGAAGGCCTTCATGTTTCAGGAGGGCGCGGACCCGACCGCGAAAGCGGCGTTTCGGGAGATCGCGCGCCTCTCCGGCGGCGCCTACGCCGCCTTCGATCTCGCGGCCCCGCGTCGTCTGGCGGAACTGCTCGGGGCCGCCGCCGCTTATGCCGTTGGGGGCCTGCCGGAACTCGAAAAGCGCGCGGGGCAGGGCGAAGACGCCGCGCGCCTGCTGCTGTCGCAGATGGGGTCACAATAA
- a CDS encoding DUF2478 domain-containing protein has translation MQRDARPAALLAPTHLAPTPIAALPAQDSATVQALMRDFARDLARAGARIAGVTQMRGQDAAGRSRIFLRDLSSDAEFVISQDLGPGSVACNLDAGELAMACAAVERAARDGADLIVVSKFSKQEAERGGLCDAFRAAMSARIPVIAAVSPHFREEWRLFAGPLAEDVDPSHEALSAWWARAGQRK, from the coding sequence ATGCAACGCGACGCCCGGCCTGCCGCGCTCCTCGCTCCCACGCACCTCGCCCCCACGCCCATCGCCGCCCTGCCCGCGCAGGACAGCGCGACCGTGCAGGCGCTCATGCGCGACTTCGCGCGGGACCTCGCGCGGGCCGGCGCGCGCATCGCCGGGGTGACGCAAATGCGCGGCCAGGATGCGGCGGGACGCTCGAGAATATTCCTGCGCGACCTGTCCTCCGATGCGGAATTTGTGATTTCACAGGATCTTGGACCAGGTTCTGTCGCCTGCAACCTCGACGCCGGCGAGCTGGCCATGGCCTGCGCCGCTGTCGAGCGCGCCGCGCGCGACGGCGCCGATTTGATCGTCGTGAGCAAATTTTCCAAGCAGGAAGCCGAACGCGGCGGCCTCTGCGACGCCTTCCGCGCCGCGATGAGCGCCCGCATTCCCGTCATCGCGGCGGTCTCGCCGCATTTCCGCGAGGAATGGCGTCTTTTCGCAGGCCCATTGGCCGAGGATGTGGACCCTTCCCATGAGGCGCTTTCGGCATGGTGGGCGCGGGCGGGGCAACGGAAATAG
- a CDS encoding transporter substrate-binding domain-containing protein → MARRALLVVLATLLAVAGQGAVAQTEPGPTLAQVLKRGYLSCGVTDAPGFAQPDGTGNWRGFDVDFCRAVAAAIFDDPDKVRYLGLGVRERGPALQSGWVDLIAGAGPWTQSRDGAQQHVLFAGVSFFDGQSFLVRRQRSFASAQDLSGLSVCVQQGTSYELELADFFRMRKTPYESKLFPSFEEAARAYEGGQCDALTADAAMLHGARAKFQSPTEHDILPDLLTKAPHGPVVRQGDDQWLMILRWALFALIDAEELDLSGAKVDAALKAEAPRIRYFLGVEGDRGAGLALAGDWPYRVIKHVGNYAEIFERNLGQGSPLGMDRRVNALWSKGGVLYAPPVR, encoded by the coding sequence ATGGCGCGCCGCGCCCTTCTTGTCGTGCTGGCGACGCTCCTCGCCGTCGCCGGGCAGGGCGCCGTCGCGCAGACGGAACCGGGGCCGACGCTCGCGCAGGTGCTGAAGCGCGGCTATCTCTCTTGTGGCGTCACAGATGCGCCGGGCTTCGCGCAGCCGGACGGGACAGGAAACTGGCGGGGCTTCGACGTCGACTTCTGCCGCGCGGTCGCGGCCGCCATCTTCGACGATCCCGACAAGGTGCGCTATCTCGGCCTTGGCGTCCGCGAGCGCGGCCCGGCGCTGCAATCCGGCTGGGTCGATCTCATCGCCGGGGCGGGACCGTGGACGCAGTCGCGCGACGGCGCCCAGCAGCATGTGCTGTTTGCGGGCGTTTCCTTCTTCGACGGCCAGAGCTTCCTCGTCCGCCGTCAGCGCAGCTTCGCTTCGGCGCAGGATCTCTCGGGTCTGTCTGTCTGTGTGCAGCAGGGCACGTCCTATGAGCTGGAGCTGGCCGATTTTTTCCGCATGCGGAAGACGCCCTATGAGTCGAAGCTGTTCCCGAGTTTCGAGGAGGCCGCGCGCGCCTATGAGGGCGGCCAGTGCGACGCGCTGACCGCCGACGCCGCCATGCTTCACGGCGCGCGCGCGAAATTCCAGAGCCCCACCGAACATGACATTCTGCCGGACCTTCTCACAAAGGCTCCGCATGGCCCGGTGGTGCGGCAGGGCGACGATCAATGGCTTATGATCCTGCGCTGGGCGCTGTTCGCGCTGATCGACGCCGAGGAGCTCGATCTTTCGGGCGCAAAGGTCGACGCCGCGCTGAAGGCCGAAGCGCCGCGCATCCGGTATTTCCTTGGCGTGGAGGGCGATCGCGGCGCCGGCCTCGCGCTCGCCGGCGACTGGCCCTATCGCGTGATCAAGCATGTTGGCAATTACGCCGAGATCTTCGAGCGCAACCTGGGGCAGGGCTCGCCGCTGGGCATGGACCGGCGGGTGAATGCGTTGTGGAGCAAGGGTGGGGTTTTGTATGCGCCGCCGGTGAGGTGA
- the metC gene encoding cystathionine beta-lyase, which produces MSSDKLEKRRKKRMATLVTQAGRAPFDHFGFVNPPVYRGSTVLFPTVADLEGLRQPYTYGTKGTPTTRALETAWSEIAGAADTVLVPSGLAAISLALLTATKAGAHLLVTDSAYSPTRAFCDGFLARFGVTTQYYDPAIGAGIAALIRPETTAVLVESPGSQSMEVQDVPAIAAAAHEKAVCVIIDNTWATPLYFPPHERGCDLAIEAGTKYLSGHSDILLGLVSANPRWAKRLRHTFNLFAMGVSPDDAALALRGMRTMSLRLKEQGRAALEIAQWLATRAEVARVLHPALPGHPGHDLWKRDFSGASGVFSIILNPAPKPAVDAFVDGLELFGIGYSWGGYESLVLPFDCAPYRTATRWTPEGPALRFSIGLEDVADLKEDLEAGFERLRGEG; this is translated from the coding sequence ATGTCGAGCGATAAGCTTGAAAAGCGGCGAAAAAAGCGCATGGCCACCCTGGTGACACAGGCCGGACGCGCGCCTTTCGATCATTTCGGCTTCGTCAATCCGCCGGTCTATCGCGGGTCGACCGTGCTGTTCCCGACGGTCGCCGATCTGGAAGGATTACGCCAGCCTTACACTTACGGCACGAAGGGCACGCCCACGACGCGCGCGCTGGAGACCGCCTGGAGCGAGATCGCCGGCGCCGCGGACACCGTGCTCGTTCCCTCCGGCCTCGCCGCCATTTCGCTCGCGCTGCTGACGGCGACAAAGGCCGGCGCGCATCTGCTGGTGACCGACTCGGCCTATTCGCCCACGCGCGCCTTCTGCGACGGCTTTCTGGCGCGCTTCGGCGTGACCACGCAATATTACGACCCCGCCATCGGCGCCGGGATCGCCGCGCTCATCCGCCCGGAAACGACGGCGGTGCTGGTCGAGTCGCCCGGCTCGCAGAGCATGGAGGTGCAGGACGTCCCCGCCATCGCCGCCGCCGCGCATGAGAAGGCGGTGTGCGTCATCATCGACAACACATGGGCGACGCCGCTTTACTTCCCGCCGCATGAGCGCGGCTGCGATCTGGCGATCGAGGCGGGCACGAAATATCTCTCCGGCCATTCCGACATTCTGCTCGGCCTCGTCTCGGCCAACCCCAGATGGGCCAAGCGGCTGCGGCATACCTTCAATCTCTTCGCCATGGGCGTCAGCCCCGATGACGCCGCGCTGGCGCTGCGCGGCATGCGCACCATGTCGCTGCGGCTGAAGGAACAGGGCCGCGCCGCGCTGGAGATCGCGCAATGGCTCGCTACTCGGGCGGAGGTCGCGCGCGTGCTGCACCCCGCCCTGCCCGGCCATCCGGGCCACGATTTGTGGAAACGCGATTTCTCCGGCGCCTCGGGCGTGTTCTCGATCATTCTGAATCCCGCGCCAAAGCCTGCCGTCGACGCTTTTGTCGACGGGCTGGAGCTGTTCGGGATCGGTTATTCCTGGGGCGGCTATGAAAGCCTCGTGCTCCCCTTCGATTGCGCGCCCTACCGAACCGCGACGCGCTGGACCCCGGAGGGGCCGGCGCTGCGCTTTTCCATCGGGCTGGAGGATGTGGCGGATCTGAAGGAGGATCTGGAGGCGGGATTTGAACGGCTCAGGGGAGAAGGGTGA
- a CDS encoding NUDIX hydrolase produces MKRSKKEPRPRKKDAPRPAPRQQFAALPWRVSEENKVEVLLVTSRDTRRWVIPKGWPMKGRKPHIVAAIEAQQEAGLHGKVEKSKLGDFEYEKRMKGGGAVDCVVEVYALRVEQQRKKWREKGQRVTYWFDYAVAAQQVDEPGLKELILAFGKGLER; encoded by the coding sequence ATGAAGCGGTCGAAAAAGGAACCGAGACCCAGGAAGAAAGACGCTCCCAGACCCGCGCCGCGCCAGCAGTTCGCCGCCTTGCCATGGCGCGTGAGTGAGGAGAACAAGGTCGAAGTGCTCCTCGTGACCTCGCGCGACACAAGGCGCTGGGTCATCCCCAAGGGCTGGCCGATGAAAGGCCGAAAGCCCCATATCGTCGCCGCGATCGAGGCGCAGCAGGAGGCGGGGCTGCACGGCAAGGTCGAGAAGTCCAAGCTCGGCGATTTCGAGTATGAAAAGCGCATGAAAGGCGGCGGCGCCGTCGATTGCGTCGTCGAGGTCTACGCGCTTCGGGTCGAACAGCAGCGCAAGAAATGGCGCGAGAAGGGCCAGCGCGTCACCTATTGGTTCGACTATGCCGTCGCCGCGCAGCAGGTCGACGAGCCGGGGCTCAAGGAGCTCATTCTTGCCTTCGGCAAGGGGCTGGAGCGGTAG
- a CDS encoding inorganic phosphate transporter — protein sequence MADVPLLLYGLIAVALAFDFLNGLHDAANSIATIVSTRVLRPQYAVFWAAFFNFVAFLFFGLHVAQTVGSGIISPQIVDDKVIFGALMGAISWNVLTWLLGIPSSSSHALVGGLVGAGVAKTGTSAIVWSGLIKTGSAIVLSPALGFLLALLLVLAVSWIFVRSTPSAVDNLFRSLQFISASLYSLGHGGNDAQKTMGVIAVLLYSHGVYGGEFHVPFWVVLTCQAAMGLGTLFGGWRIVHTMGSKITRLTPMQGFCAETGGAITLFLATALGVPVSTTHTITGAIVGVGAARRVSAVRWNVAKDIVIAWIVTMPMSAFIAAAFYSGASFFG from the coding sequence GTGGCTGACGTCCCGCTTCTCCTCTATGGGCTGATCGCCGTCGCGCTGGCCTTCGATTTTCTCAATGGCCTGCACGACGCCGCGAACTCCATCGCGACGATCGTGTCGACGCGCGTGCTGCGGCCGCAATATGCGGTGTTCTGGGCGGCCTTCTTCAATTTCGTGGCCTTCCTGTTCTTCGGCCTGCATGTCGCGCAGACGGTGGGCTCGGGGATCATTTCGCCGCAGATCGTCGACGACAAGGTGATCTTCGGCGCGCTGATGGGCGCGATTTCGTGGAACGTGCTCACCTGGCTGCTCGGCATTCCCTCGTCGAGTTCGCACGCGCTCGTGGGCGGGCTGGTCGGCGCGGGCGTCGCCAAGACCGGAACCAGCGCCATCGTCTGGAGCGGCCTGATCAAGACCGGCTCGGCCATCGTGCTGTCGCCAGCGCTCGGCTTCCTGCTGGCGCTGCTGCTGGTGCTGGCGGTGTCGTGGATCTTCGTGCGCAGCACGCCAAGCGCGGTCGATAATCTGTTCCGCAGCCTGCAATTCATTTCAGCCTCGCTTTACTCGCTCGGCCATGGCGGCAATGATGCGCAGAAGACGATGGGCGTCATCGCCGTGCTGCTCTACTCCCACGGCGTCTACGGCGGCGAGTTCCACGTCCCGTTCTGGGTCGTGCTGACCTGTCAGGCGGCGATGGGCCTCGGCACGCTCTTCGGCGGCTGGCGGATTGTGCACACCATGGGCTCGAAGATCACGCGGCTCACACCCATGCAGGGGTTCTGCGCCGAGACCGGCGGCGCGATCACCCTGTTTCTGGCGACGGCGCTCGGCGTTCCCGTGTCCACCACGCACACCATCACCGGCGCGATTGTCGGCGTCGGCGCGGCGCGGCGGGTTTCGGCGGTGCGCTGGAATGTCGCCAAGGACATTGTGATCGCCTGGATCGTGACCATGCCCATGTCCGCCTTCATCGCGGCCGCCTTCTACAGTGGCGCGAGTTTCTTTGGATGA
- a CDS encoding DUF47 domain-containing protein gives MLSWFQALMPREEGFFDLFERHAETLVSGAQALRQMLDGGEGYLACCQEIRRQEHAADDITREALLAVRRTFITPFDRSDIRDLITTMDDTIDQMHQTSKATQLYEFHEFDASMRRIGDIIVQSAELTRASMPLLRAMRQNAARLNTFGEEITRIEDEADALHDQGLKDLFRTHRTSDPMAFVVGSEIYGHLEKVVDGFEDIANRVTAIVIEHS, from the coding sequence ATGCTGTCTTGGTTTCAGGCGCTGATGCCGCGCGAAGAGGGCTTCTTCGATCTGTTCGAGCGCCATGCGGAAACGCTGGTGAGCGGCGCGCAGGCGCTGCGCCAAATGCTCGACGGCGGCGAAGGCTATCTGGCCTGCTGTCAGGAGATTCGCCGGCAGGAGCACGCGGCGGACGACATCACCCGCGAGGCGCTGCTCGCGGTGCGCCGCACCTTCATCACGCCCTTCGACCGCAGCGACATTCGCGATCTCATCACGACGATGGACGACACCATCGACCAGATGCATCAGACCTCGAAGGCCACGCAGCTTTACGAGTTCCATGAGTTCGACGCCTCCATGCGGCGAATCGGCGACATCATCGTCCAGTCGGCGGAGCTGACGCGGGCGTCGATGCCGCTGCTGCGCGCCATGCGCCAGAACGCCGCCCGGCTCAACACCTTCGGGGAGGAGATCACGCGCATCGAGGACGAAGCAGACGCGCTTCACGACCAGGGGCTGAAGGATCTCTTCCGGACGCATCGCACCAGCGATCCCATGGCCTTTGTCGTCGGCTCCGAGATCTACGGCCATCTGGAGAAGGTGGTCGATGGTTTCGAGGATATCGCCAACCGGGTGACGGCGATCGTCATCGAGCACAGTTAA
- a CDS encoding DUF2865 domain-containing protein, which produces MSLFLLAFWLASAPTPLAAEGLLEFLFGPEPTAQPAPRPRDAPPPRRARVQGDLRFARPREGAGGNAFSSDPSSGGFCVRTCDGYYFPLIKSTRATRQQSCELACPSAQMEVFDGATIETARNRKGQRYSALPRAFAFRDKAAGACACNDPQTAQADLERSARNDPTLQSGDVVVETEGAFVYRGTQLVPLSNASFVSPALRDRLRAMLRRRPAMEPSAAVTQPAAAPFPDIGGDDRTGSTATRPARP; this is translated from the coding sequence TTGAGCCTCTTCCTGCTTGCGTTTTGGCTGGCGTCGGCGCCGACGCCGCTCGCGGCCGAGGGCCTGCTCGAGTTTCTTTTCGGTCCCGAGCCGACTGCTCAGCCGGCGCCGCGACCACGTGACGCGCCGCCGCCGCGTCGCGCCAGGGTGCAGGGCGATCTGCGTTTCGCGCGGCCTCGGGAAGGGGCGGGCGGCAACGCGTTTTCGTCCGACCCCTCGTCCGGCGGCTTCTGCGTGCGCACCTGCGACGGCTATTATTTCCCGCTGATCAAATCGACGCGGGCGACGCGCCAGCAGTCCTGCGAACTGGCGTGTCCCTCGGCGCAGATGGAGGTCTTCGACGGCGCGACCATCGAGACGGCGCGCAACCGCAAGGGCCAGCGCTATTCGGCGCTGCCGCGCGCGTTCGCCTTCCGGGACAAGGCCGCCGGCGCCTGCGCCTGCAATGATCCGCAGACCGCGCAAGCCGATCTGGAGCGCAGCGCCCGCAATGATCCGACGCTGCAATCCGGCGACGTCGTGGTCGAGACCGAGGGCGCCTTCGTCTACCGCGGCACGCAGCTCGTGCCGCTGAGCAACGCTTCCTTCGTGTCGCCGGCGCTGCGCGACCGGCTGCGCGCCATGCTCCGCCGTCGCCCCGCCATGGAGCCTTCCGCAGCCGTGACACAGCCGGCCGCGGCGCCTTTCCCCGACATCGGCGGGGACGACCGCACTGGCTCCACGGCGACGCGCCCGGCGAGGCCGTGA
- a CDS encoding PepSY domain-containing protein: MKSLKWTSAVAVLLGPGIGVASAGPLEDVFYPADSNGVLPIERILDQARASVAGTITEVELEQEHGKLIYEVLILTPDNRKVEIEFDARTGAELSREVKKNRPKKED, translated from the coding sequence ATGAAAAGTCTGAAATGGACATCCGCCGTCGCGGTCCTTCTCGGTCCAGGGATTGGCGTCGCCAGCGCCGGCCCGCTCGAGGATGTCTTCTATCCGGCTGACTCCAACGGCGTCCTTCCGATTGAGCGCATTCTCGATCAGGCGCGCGCCTCGGTCGCGGGCACGATCACCGAAGTCGAGCTGGAGCAGGAACACGGCAAGCTGATCTACGAGGTGCTGATCCTGACCCCGGACAACCGCAAGGTCGAGATTGAATTCGACGCCCGGACCGGCGCGGAACTCTCCCGCGAGGTCAAGAAGAACCGGCCGAAGAAAGAGGACTGA
- a CDS encoding L,D-transpeptidase family protein, which translates to MKMDDELAAAGVRGDGVQLGLRSVQMDRRSFLFGSAAGLGALGLTGCASDDMGRAEAAKFYAAVPSEKYPIPAVDIGKLDPKYFRRVVRYDTKEAPGTIVIDPANYYLYRVEGDGYATRYGANVSRPGFLWSGEVYVGRKAEWPTWTPPKEMIQRQPEARQYARGMPGGLDNPLGARVLYLYKNGVYTVYTIYSTSDPETIGNGITSGCTGLLSQDMLDLYSRTPVKTKVVMLPA; encoded by the coding sequence ATGAAGATGGACGATGAATTGGCCGCCGCCGGCGTAAGGGGCGACGGCGTTCAGCTTGGGCTTCGGTCGGTGCAGATGGACCGCCGGTCGTTTCTGTTCGGCTCCGCCGCCGGTCTCGGCGCGCTGGGGCTCACGGGTTGCGCATCCGATGACATGGGCCGCGCTGAGGCGGCGAAGTTCTACGCGGCCGTGCCGAGCGAGAAGTACCCGATTCCGGCGGTCGACATCGGCAAGCTCGATCCGAAATATTTCCGCCGGGTCGTGCGCTACGACACCAAGGAAGCGCCCGGCACGATCGTCATCGATCCCGCCAATTACTATCTCTACCGCGTCGAAGGCGACGGATACGCCACGCGTTACGGCGCCAATGTCAGCCGTCCCGGCTTCCTGTGGAGCGGTGAAGTCTATGTCGGGCGCAAGGCCGAATGGCCCACCTGGACGCCTCCCAAGGAGATGATCCAGCGCCAGCCCGAGGCGCGCCAATATGCCCGCGGCATGCCGGGTGGGCTCGACAATCCGCTCGGCGCCCGTGTGCTCTACCTCTATAAAAATGGCGTCTACACGGTCTACACAATCTACAGCACCAGCGACCCCGAGACGATCGGGAACGGCATTACGAGCGGCTGCACTGGCCTCCTCAGCCAGGACATGCTCGACCTCTACTCGCGTACGCCGGTCAAGACGAAGGTGGTCATGCTGCCGGCGTAG
- a CDS encoding KGG domain-containing protein translates to MSPEKRSEIARKGGKSVGVFRRIRTSRRFFWPGCGDAGLSQILSY, encoded by the coding sequence ATGAGCCCGGAGAAGCGGAGCGAAATCGCACGGAAGGGTGGAAAGAGCGTCGGAGTTTTTCGCAGAATACGGACCTCGCGGCGCTTCTTTTGGCCGGGGTGCGGCGATGCCGGCTTATCTCAAATCCTAAGCTACTGA